Genomic segment of Cytobacillus suaedae:
GCCAGCAATTGGGTGGACAAGAGCCGCACTCAAACCAAACAAACCGTATGATAGACCGAACTGACTATAGTTTGAACCAATATTATTTATGAAAAGAATATAGAATGGAAAAATAAGACTACTAGCAAAAAATACTGAACTTTGGGTAATAATTAACCATTTTAGCTTTAAATGATTTTCCATGTCTATTTGTACCTTTCGTAAAAGTAATTCATAAATCTTTCCTCAGAATCATAGAATTGCTTTTTTTGAAAAAACTCTTCTGTCCTTGGATAGGCTCTTATCATCTGTTCTTTAGTTGGGTAAGGCATATAGGGTAAATAATAACTCCCATCATGTGCTAACGTAACATCTATCATTTTCTGTACAATCTCTTTCGTTTCTTGTTGATCACTCTCACCAAAACCTTGGTTAATTAAAAGTACAATTGCAAACATATCTTCCTTTGCATAAGAGAGGACCGCATTCTCATCCTTGGATACATACCTAATTGTTATGTTGACAAGATTCAATTCCTCATTAGCTAACACTGTTCTCAATTCATCTATAAACTGTGGAAAATGATCAATTGGAACAAAATACTCTTGAAGCACATCGGTGTTCTTACTATTTTCATATTCTAAGAACTTAGATTCTGACCGCATAACATTATTACGGGAAATAAGAGAACCAGTAGTGTTATGAAAATAGGACTGTTGTAAGGTCCAAAACAAATCCTTTCCCCAATCATATTGGCGAGATAATCCTAACGTAAACTTAGTTAGCCATGTAAAGCGGTCCACTTTTAGGTCGGAATGGTCCTTGAGCTCTTCATTAGAAAGGACATAATTCGTTACATACATATCTGTTAAAAAATTCTCGGGTGCAGTTGATATCCTTGCAAGGTGCATACGAACACGCGGATCTCTTTTAACTTCTTTTGTAAAATAAGAAGCATATTCCTTATAATCAATGGATACTGTTTTCATTTCGTACAATTCATCATTAGTGAGCTCTAATTCAACATCTAGAATAACACCGAAAAGCCCATATCCCCCAATAACAAGTGGAAAAAGCTCATTATTTTCATCACGACTTACATTAATAATTTCTCCTTCAGCAGTTAATAAGCGAAATGACCTAACTGTATCTATAAGAGAACCGTAACGTATATCTCTACCATGCGCATTTGCACTGATAGAACCGCCGATTGTAAAAATATTTTGAGATTGCATGACTTTTACAGCTAAGCCATGTGGATTTATATGGTTTTGAATATCATTCCATGTAGCTCCACTTTGTACAGTTATTGTTTTTTCTACTGGATTAAAATCCAGGATTTGATTATAGTTTGTCATATCTATTACGATTGCATCTTTATAATAGGTATGACCACCCATACTATGTCTTGTCCCAGCAATTGAAATCTTTAAATCTTTCTCTATTGCCTCTTTAATGATTGAAACGAGTTCCTCTGTCTTGTTTTCTTGAACAATCTTCTTTACCTTAACTGGCATTAACCCACTAACATCCGTGAAAACTAAGTTGTTATCTATCGTTTGATTATTTATAGTTGATATGAAGAAAAAAGATAGATAACTAATAATACAAATAAAAAGAACTAATAACCTTTTCATTTATTTTCTCCAATCCGTAACTGCTTTATATTTATTACTAATATCTTACATTACGCAAAAAAGAAAAACGATACTAAGTTACAGTATCGTTGATAGATTTTGAGTTAGATAATTTCAGAGGTTAGTATTTCTTTTAACTTATTCTTATATTCTTCTTGTTTGTAATCATTTAAGATAATATGTTTTTTCATATCCAATTGAGAGAACACATCCATCTCAACTTCTTTTCTCGCTTTTAGGACTGATAGTGTTCCTTCTAATCCTTCAAGTTCGTTTTCTTTTCCATAGCCTTGTTTTGTATAGTAATTTACAAACCCTTCAAACCACTCTTTTGGCCTTTCTTGAACAGCCTTCTTGAAAGAATAGTCTAGGTCTGCTTGATCTACATAGAGAAGGATTGGATTCAAACCCTCAACGCTTTGCGCTAACCCCATAACGTAATTAACAATTGTTTCTTTTTTAGCATTATACTTTACCATACCAACTGTCAGTGGATTTTGGATAAAGCAACATTCAAATATATATACTTTATTTCCACTTTCAGCATTCTGAGCAAAGGATTTCCAGTTTTCTATGATTACTTCGATGTTCTGTTCCAGAGGTAATTCATAGATATCCCTTTGATAGATTTCGTTATATAGATTTGTAGGAATGCTTTCACCAACATCATTTTTAATTTTTTGATACGGAAGAAAATAGCCATTCTCTTTTTTAATTACCCAACTTAAAAAAAGTTCTTTAAAATTTTCATGACAAGATAGAAGCTCTTCAAACTCCTGTTTAGTATAATATGCTACTCCATCATAATCAGCAGGATGATCTAAATTCCCTTCAAAAAACAACTCAGCATCCACTTTCATTTCCAAGAGTAGTTCATGGACTAACTTGGCTGTCGTAGACTTTCCAAACCCAGGTAACCCTTCAATCAAAATTAATTTTGTTTTCATAAGCTTACTCCTTTTTTGTTAACAATCCTTTCAATTATACCCTAACAGCATTTAATGCAAGCGCAGCTGCTTTTCTAGCATGGATAAAGGTTGTATCAAATAATGGAATGTGTGTATCATTCTGTGTAATTAATAGTGGTATCTCTGTACATCCTAGGATAATCCCCTCAGCCCCATTTTCAACTAGATTATTTATGACTGATAAATAATAAGATTTAGAACTTTTATTAATAACACCTTTACATAATTCATTAAAAATAATGTCATGAATTATATTTCTTTCTTCTTCACCTGGAGTTATGACCTCTATTCCTTGTTTAATGAGAAGATCTCTATAGAATGGTTGTTCCATTGTAAACTTAGTTCCTAGTAATCCAACCTTCTTTTGACCTAGATGTAAGATATCTTCAACTAAACAATCTACTATGTGAACAAGAGGGACCGTACATGCATTTTTTACTTCTTCTGCCATGAGATGCATCGTATTTGTACAGATTACGATTAGTTCTGCACCTCCATTTTCTAGACATGTGGCAGCTTCAATCATTTTTTCAGTCGCTTTTTGCCATTCACCCTGACGTTGCAAAGCAGCAATCTCTTCGAAATCAAATGAATAGATTAAACACTTGGCCGAGTGAATACCTCCTAATTTTTCTTGTACATAACGATTAATATAAGAGTAATAGACACTTGTTGACTCCCAACTTAGTCCGCCGATTAACCCGATTGTTTTCAATTGAATTCCCTCCTCTGATATTTAAATTTAAAGTAGCATGATATACTGGCCATATAAAGCGCCAGAAATAATCTATTTTTATAGTACCAGTTTAGAAGAATAGGAGAAGCGAACCATGTGGTTTCAGATTGACCGGTCGATTCAAAAAACATTAACACAACAAATCTATGAGCAATCAAGGAACTCTATCTTAAATGGTGATTTACCTCAGGGTAGTAAATTACCATCATCTAGGGAACTTTCGACTTCGATTGGTGTGTCACGAAACATTATTCTAGAAGTATACAATCAATTGGTTGATGAAGGATATCTGATTGTCAGATCAAGGTCAGGTACATATGTTGCACCAGGATCTTCCCTTATTAAACCTACTAGCAATGAATCGATGCCAATAATTAATAATCAAAATACGGGTTATACAGATGTCATTGATTTTAGAGCGGCAACTCCAGCTATGGACCACTTCCCCCGGAAGGTATGGGGAAGATTAGCAAAGGAGGTATGCTACGAAGCACCTGACCACCTTTTTGGTTACCATTCACCAGAGGGGTTATGTGAGTTAAAGGAAGAACTGTCTAGATATCTTTTACGTTCTAGAGGCGTTATAAGTGATCCTTCTCAAATAATCATCACCTCTGGCGCTACACAAGCACTCTCGTTAATTACAGAAATGTTATTAAAAGAAAACAATATAGTTGCTGTAGAGGATCCTGTTACCGATGAAATGAGAAACATATTCTCTTACGGTGGAGCAACCATAAGCCCTATTCCTGTTGACGATAAAGGAATCCAACCAGATTACCTTTCAGAGGATAAGCCACCCAGATTTATTTTCATTCTACCATCTCATCAATTTCCGCTTGGTGGAACATTAACAATTCAACGAAGAATTCAATTAATTGAGTATGCTCGTAAGTTCAATTGTTACATTGTTGAAGATGATTATGATAGTGAGTTTACTTATGAAGGAACACCTGTCCACTCTGTTCAAGGCCTTGATCCTGAGAGAGTACTTTATGTAGGAACATTTAGTAAGATTCTTTCTCCCGCTCTTAGGATTGGATATGTAGTTCTTCCAACACCGCTGATTGAAGAGTGCAAGAAGTTAAAATGGTATACCGATCGACATCATCCCTCCTTGGAACAAGTAATACTGACTCGTTTTATTAAGGAAGGTTTCTTAGATCGACATGTTCGAAAAATGAAAAGAATATATAAACAAAGACGTGAAGCACTAGTATCTAGCTTAAAGAATCAATTACCTGATTCACAGATATTAGGGCATGCTGCTGGCATGCATTTAGTAGTAGAGATTCCCTCTGTAGATTTTAATAACGAATTATTGGATTGGATTAAAAAATTCTCGATACAAATATATCCGGTAGAGAACTACTCAACCATTAAAGGCTTACACATTCATAAAATTGTTTTGGGTTATGGAGGATTATCAGTAGAGAAAATTGAAGAAGGTGTATCAAGATTAAGCATGGCAATAAAAAGCTATAAAAAATAGAGTAACTATAAATTTATTAAACGGTTCCGTTACTGTGGGGAAAACGTAAAAAAACAGGTGAAATAATATACCAAATCACAGCAATTTTAGCAGTAGAAATAGCTAACAAAAAAACGCTTGGAATTTGAACTGCACCCCGATTGTTAGACATAAAAACTAACAATTGGAGGTGCAGTTTTTCTATGGCTAAATTTACTCCTAAAGAAAAACTAGATGCGGTTCAACGCTATTTAGAAGGTAAAGAGAGTTACCTTCCAATTGCCAATATCTTCAAAACATCCGACAGTGTAATTAGAAACTGGGTAATGCAATATGAAACTCATGGTGTAGAAATATTCCTAAAGAAATCCTATACAAGTTATTCTACTCAGTTTAAACTAGACGTACTAAAATGTTAAAGTAAAGCTCACCGTTAGTTTAAGTACATCTTTTCACAACCCCCAATAATTTTAAGATAAATATCCGATCGTTTTTTGTAGCCTAATTCAATTTTGGAGATAGAAATAGTAAAGTGAATACTGCTTAGGACAAAACCATTCGGTGAAAAACAAAACGCCCCATCTCATATTACAGAGAATGGAGCGCACACAATTTATTCGACATTACTCTCTAGCTCTAATGCTCTTTTGGTTTTGGGTAAAGGAACTATGTAAAAATGCACCTAAAATCGATATTCCTATTACGTAAGGAACAATAAATATGCCATAGCCAGTACCGTACTCTGTAATATCAGAGGTAAAGTGAAGATAGATTCCATAAAGAATATAAGCAGCATACCCTATAATCATTGTAATAAACCATGTCCATTTTTTAGTGAGAAGTGGTAAGAGCAATGGAACACCGATCAGAATAAAAAGAATAACCATTTGTGAAAAACTGACTGACATGATGTAACCTCTCTTTTCATCTACTTATTCATCGTAAACTTTGCATATGCTTGAGAAATCCCATTCCTATTAACTAAACATTATCAAAAAGTACATCCTTTCACAATCTCCAATAATTTTAACATAAATATCCAATATCTTTTGGTTCCTGGTTCCTTATTCAATTAAATGCTCCGTTAGTTTAAGTGAAAACTTTCACATTCTTACGGATCTTCATAACAAAATCATACCAGATAATTACGATTGATTGTTCTTAACTTCCACAATAATGGCAATAATTCCTCTAAAACAAGTTAATTAAATGGAGGGATTGTAACGTGTTACTAACAAATGCTTGGGATGCTTACAAAGCTGAAAAGCGAATTGAAGGATTTTCACCTCATACTCTTAATGCCTACCGACTCCAAACGAACCTCTTAGTCCGTCACTTTAAAGATATTAATACCGAATCAATTACAACACAGGGAATTAAAGATTACTTAGCTTCATCAAGTGAAGGCTTAAAACCATCTAGCCTTGCTCACCGTGTTCGTTTTATACGTTCGTTCTTTCGCTGGCTACATGAAGAAGGGCATATACCTGTAAATCCAGCAGCTAAAATCAAGGAACCAAAAGTGGGGAAGCGAATCCCCAAGTTCTTAACTGAACGGGAAATTGAACATTTGAGAGAAGCCTGTCACACACCAATGGAAAAAGCCTTATTTGAGTTCATGTTTTCAACTGGTTGTCGTATTGGAGAGATTGTTTCATTAAATAAGAACTGTATTAATTGGTCTAACCGTTCAGCTATTGTAAGAGGCAAAGGAGATAAAGAACGTGAGGTATATTTTAATATCCGGTGTGACATCTGGCTCAAACGTTATATTCAAGAGCGAATGGATCAAGATAAAGCTATATTCGTAACCGAACGAGTTCCTCACCGTATGAGTATTGCTCAAATGAGGTATGTCATTAAAAGAATATCCAAAAGAGCCGGTATAGATAAGACAATACATCCTCATCAGCTCAGACACAGCTATGCAACACACCTTCTTAACAATGGCGCACCTCTTGATGTTATTCAAAGTTTACTTGGACACGAAAAGAGTGAAACTTCTCGTATATATGCTCAGTTGAGTGGAAAATTGAGAAAAGAATTTTATAGTAAATACTTTTAAAAATTTATTAAAGCAACAAAAGGTACCTTATATAGGGTACCTTTTCTCTTTATTTAAACAAAAACAATTCTCAATGTTGCGTGTATCTAGTCTACTGCGTAATAGAATAATTACTCTCCAATCTGGCCCTAAAAATAAGACAAATCCCCAATATTTTTCAGTGAAATGTTACCATAAATATCTTTTCGTTTTGCTTTAGAGGAATCTAAGAAAGGGAAAGCTATCATTGTTTTGGTTCTCATCTTTAAGTGTACTACCAGCAAATCAACTTCCTTTAATTGGTGCAAAATTAGTATTTATCAATAAAGAAAAAACAGATTTTGATCGCTTTACATATCTTGTCATTAATGACAAAAAGATTGGCGATGTTTTACAAGAGCTTGATATACGGAACTAACATGGTAAACCACTCTTTATAAACAAAGTTTTAATTTTACAGGAAGAATGTATAAACATTAGGTATTGTGGTTATGAAGTTAATAACCTATTAGGTGTTATAGTCATCTAGCGATAACGAAGTTATTACACACTTTCACTTTTCAGTTGGTGATACAAGTGTGAGTTGTACAGAAGATATAAGAAGAGTAAAAGAAATATTAAAACCATTAAATTTAAAAGTTCATTAGTCTGTAGGGGACTAATGAACTTTTTTTGCTTTAATAGATTATTAGTTCGTTATAAAGGAAACTAAGAAAAATTGCCCATTTACTTCTTTAAACGTAAATAAAACCTCCCCATTGTTAAGTGCAAAACCAACCGTAATTTTATTATTGTCTAGATTATGAAAACGATATTCAAGTTTACTATAATCAAATTTTTCTAAGAATTGTTGACTATGACTGTTCTCGAAGTGGAAAGTGTTTGTAGATTTATCAATTGTTACAAGTGAATCTGAGATTGATTCTAAGTAGGTGTAATCTTTATTAACCATTGCGTCTAATGTCTTTAATGCTAAATTCATCGTTTCTCTGAGTTGATGTGAGGTGAGGTTAGGCCTTTCATTGAGTTGTTTTTGAAGGGATTCATTTTCTTTTTTTAATTCTTCAAGTTGTTGATTATCAACTTTTTGATGTGTTTTCGTACCAGAAACAACTTCTTTTTCAGTACATCCCACTAAGGCCAAAAGTGTTACGATAATCCATAATTTTTTCACCTTTTCACCCCGCTTCCTTACTAGGATTATACCAAAAAAGGCTAGGGGGACAATTCCCTAACCCTTCTTTTGTTTCCTTAATGTAGCAGCAAAGCTGTTAACCCATTTGCAATTCCTTCAGCAGCAGCTTGTAAATACGTTGAGTTTTGAAGTTTTGCACGATCTGTAGCATTGTCAATAAATAATACTTCCGGTAAAATTGCCCACGCTTTATTGTATGTTGGGTCAACTACATAAATATTTTTCTTATCAGAACGTTGACTTGGTGCGTACTTCACTCCACGGTTTGTTGCACTTAATCGACTTGCCATATTTCGTGATACATGGTCTGCCATGCTTATAGGGAAACTCGTTGATTTATCGTAATTAATTCATAGTGTTGATGTCGTTTTAAGAAAGTCACACACGCTACTCTTATAAACATAATTACTAAAAGTAGTATAATAAACCATTTATTAACTATGTAGAACATTTCTATTTCCAGTTCAACTCATCCTCTCATTAAAATTAATAAGTATTAGTGGTAAGAACAGAAGTGAAACGCTTGTTAAATCTATACTGCTATTTAGCACAAGAAATGACTACTCTTGTTAAAGAATAGCCACCCTTTAGTTTAACAACTTTTTCCTCTTTTTAAGGAAACTACAAATCAAGATACCTAAAAGTACACCTGATGTATTTAATATAATATCATCCACATCAAATACACCTAATTTAGTAATATACTGTACCGTTTCAATAAAAAGG
This window contains:
- a CDS encoding transposase, with the protein product MAKFTPKEKLDAVQRYLEGKESYLPIANIFKTSDSVIRNWVMQYETHGVEIFLKKSYTSYSTQFKLDVLKC
- a CDS encoding aspartate/glutamate racemase family protein translates to MKTIGLIGGLSWESTSVYYSYINRYVQEKLGGIHSAKCLIYSFDFEEIAALQRQGEWQKATEKMIEAATCLENGGAELIVICTNTMHLMAEEVKNACTVPLVHIVDCLVEDILHLGQKKVGLLGTKFTMEQPFYRDLLIKQGIEVITPGEEERNIIHDIIFNELCKGVINKSSKSYYLSVINNLVENGAEGIILGCTEIPLLITQNDTHIPLFDTTFIHARKAAALALNAVRV
- a CDS encoding N-acetylmuramoyl-L-alanine amidase, coding for MADHVSRNMASRLSATNRGVKYAPSQRSDKKNIYVVDPTYNKAWAILPEVLFIDNATDRAKLQNSTYLQAAAEGIANGLTALLLH
- a CDS encoding PLP-dependent aminotransferase family protein translates to MWFQIDRSIQKTLTQQIYEQSRNSILNGDLPQGSKLPSSRELSTSIGVSRNIILEVYNQLVDEGYLIVRSRSGTYVAPGSSLIKPTSNESMPIINNQNTGYTDVIDFRAATPAMDHFPRKVWGRLAKEVCYEAPDHLFGYHSPEGLCELKEELSRYLLRSRGVISDPSQIIITSGATQALSLITEMLLKENNIVAVEDPVTDEMRNIFSYGGATISPIPVDDKGIQPDYLSEDKPPRFIFILPSHQFPLGGTLTIQRRIQLIEYARKFNCYIVEDDYDSEFTYEGTPVHSVQGLDPERVLYVGTFSKILSPALRIGYVVLPTPLIEECKKLKWYTDRHHPSLEQVILTRFIKEGFLDRHVRKMKRIYKQRREALVSSLKNQLPDSQILGHAAGMHLVVEIPSVDFNNELLDWIKKFSIQIYPVENYSTIKGLHIHKIVLGYGGLSVEKIEEGVSRLSMAIKSYKK
- a CDS encoding FAD-binding oxidoreductase; the encoded protein is MKRLLVLFICIISYLSFFFISTINNQTIDNNLVFTDVSGLMPVKVKKIVQENKTEELVSIIKEAIEKDLKISIAGTRHSMGGHTYYKDAIVIDMTNYNQILDFNPVEKTITVQSGATWNDIQNHINPHGLAVKVMQSQNIFTIGGSISANAHGRDIRYGSLIDTVRSFRLLTAEGEIINVSRDENNELFPLVIGGYGLFGVILDVELELTNDELYEMKTVSIDYKEYASYFTKEVKRDPRVRMHLARISTAPENFLTDMYVTNYVLSNEELKDHSDLKVDRFTWLTKFTLGLSRQYDWGKDLFWTLQQSYFHNTTGSLISRNNVMRSESKFLEYENSKNTDVLQEYFVPIDHFPQFIDELRTVLANEELNLVNITIRYVSKDENAVLSYAKEDMFAIVLLINQGFGESDQQETKEIVQKMIDVTLAHDGSYYLPYMPYPTKEQMIRAYPRTEEFFQKKQFYDSEERFMNYFYERYK
- a CDS encoding tyrosine-type recombinase/integrase, with amino-acid sequence MLLTNAWDAYKAEKRIEGFSPHTLNAYRLQTNLLVRHFKDINTESITTQGIKDYLASSSEGLKPSSLAHRVRFIRSFFRWLHEEGHIPVNPAAKIKEPKVGKRIPKFLTEREIEHLREACHTPMEKALFEFMFSTGCRIGEIVSLNKNCINWSNRSAIVRGKGDKEREVYFNIRCDIWLKRYIQERMDQDKAIFVTERVPHRMSIAQMRYVIKRISKRAGIDKTIHPHQLRHSYATHLLNNGAPLDVIQSLLGHEKSETSRIYAQLSGKLRKEFYSKYF